The window TCGACGAAGATATCATAACTATAtgctatttatattgtattatgaaAACATATGAATATAAAGAATTCCCTCAGGTGATTGAATTAatcgaaaaaatgaaaaagaagtaCACTATACATGACGGTTTAGATACTTCCAAGCTATCGACAGAACGTGATTCAAAAAAAGTTACCTGGTTCAAAATAGCATATTCTTACCCGagtataacattttcaattttccatTATGGCATTGTCGATATGCCTTTACCTGTTTGTACAGCATTTTCTAATTTCGATCTccctaaaatttttaacttaccACTATTCACTTTAATTGTTCCTGCATTAGATCTTGGTACTCCACTTACGTTGCTTCTGGCtttcaatgtttttacagATAGTAATAATGAGCGCACACATGAAATAACTTCAGTAGATAAACTCTGGCATTATACATatcagttatttttttctaaagtctTTCCTTCAagcttaaaattacaattatgcgAACAGTGGGGTATTGTGCACCGAGTAgaaaatcaatacaaatatgctttttattttaaagaaactcATAATGAAGCTGTGGCTTTAATATCACGTTTAAAATCAGACGATCcaggattaaaaaatatacttcgaCTTTTATAGATCTGTTTGTGACTTCTCCAggattaatatatatggctaATTATATCGTCAATTTATGGTAATAGTTTTGTCCGACTAATTAacaaagtaattatatatatatatatatttcaagaacaagtattttaataatgtcgttttgtttagtttttttgataaacaaaattttttttaatgtggaaatttaaaatatatgtcaatatataatttcctgtctgaataataaaaaatgtatagttaataaatgtatagttaacatataa of the Monomorium pharaonis isolate MP-MQ-018 chromosome 11, ASM1337386v2, whole genome shotgun sequence genome contains:
- the LOC114254707 gene encoding uncharacterized protein LOC114254707; translated protein: MDQDLLKKHIYIFQGIHKYKKDTCPLCTLVNILQKTSFRRGSRIPEFVLLDRFPETDELIPEELFSPRWIIEYMKKVHEINSRNSIAKSTNDGFVYKYNSDDEEDEKSYVFSSNMTLDEDIITICYLYCIMKTYEYKEFPQVIELIEKMKKKYTIHDGLDTSKLSTERDSKKVTWFKIAYSYPSITFSIFHYGIVDMPLPVCTAFSNFDLPKIFNLPLFTLIVPALDLGTPLTLLLAFNVFTDSNNERTHEITSVDKLWHYTYQLFFSKVFPSSLKLQLCEQWGIVHRVENQYKYAFYFKETHNEAVALISRLKSDDPGLKNILRLL